The Kitasatospora sp. NBC_00374 genome has a segment encoding these proteins:
- the lgt gene encoding prolipoprotein diacylglyceryl transferase, with product MDIAYIPSPSRGVLYLGPVPLRAYAFCIIIGVVVAVWLGSKRWVARGGAKHTVGDIAVWAVPFGLVGGRLYHVITDHQLYFGDGKNPWNAFKIWEGGLGIWGAIALGAVGAWIGCRRRGVPLPAYADAIAPGIALAQACGRWGNWFNQELYGKPTTLPWGLEIDKVLPDGTVTTGTYHPTFLYESLWCVGVALLVIWADRRFTLGHGRAFALYVAAYTVGRFWTEYLRIDEAHHMLGLRLNDWTAILLFVGAVAYLVIVGRKHPGREAPDSIDPAARAEAEAASESEPESAATAADGPADLTEPDASAEPADAPEKSGKNSDRPT from the coding sequence ATGGATATCGCTTACATTCCGAGCCCGTCGCGGGGCGTCCTGTACCTGGGGCCCGTCCCGCTGCGCGCCTACGCGTTCTGCATCATCATCGGTGTCGTCGTGGCCGTGTGGCTCGGCAGCAAGCGCTGGGTCGCCCGCGGCGGCGCCAAGCACACCGTCGGCGACATCGCCGTCTGGGCCGTACCCTTCGGCCTGGTCGGCGGCCGGCTCTACCACGTGATCACCGACCACCAGCTCTACTTCGGTGACGGCAAGAACCCCTGGAACGCCTTCAAGATCTGGGAGGGCGGGCTCGGCATCTGGGGCGCGATCGCGCTCGGCGCCGTCGGCGCCTGGATCGGCTGCCGCCGCCGCGGCGTCCCGCTGCCCGCCTACGCCGACGCCATCGCCCCCGGCATCGCGCTGGCGCAGGCCTGCGGCCGCTGGGGCAACTGGTTCAACCAGGAGCTGTACGGCAAGCCGACCACCCTGCCCTGGGGCCTGGAGATCGACAAGGTGCTGCCGGACGGCACCGTGACGACCGGCACCTACCACCCGACGTTCCTCTACGAGTCGCTGTGGTGCGTCGGCGTCGCGCTGCTGGTCATCTGGGCCGACCGCCGCTTCACCCTCGGCCACGGCCGCGCCTTCGCGCTGTACGTCGCCGCCTACACGGTGGGCCGGTTCTGGACCGAGTACCTGCGGATCGACGAGGCCCACCACATGCTCGGCCTGCGCCTGAACGACTGGACCGCGATCCTGCTCTTCGTCGGCGCCGTCGCCTACCTGGTGATCGTCGGCAGGAAGCACCCCGGTCGCGAGGCCCCGGACTCGATCGACCCGGCGGCCCGGGCCGAGGCCGAGGCCGCGAGCGAATCCGAGCCCGAGTCCGCGGCCACCGCCGCCGACGGGCCCGCCGACCTGACGGAACCGGACGCGTCCGCCGAGCCGGCCGACGCACCCGAGAAGTCCGGCAAGAACTCCGACCGACCCACCTGA
- a CDS encoding DsbA family protein yields the protein MSDKNREGKRNARDRMREARAAEEARDKRKKKLVIGGAVLAVIAVAVVVGVVVQNQRSTPETPVAAPAGAIGDKSLVLPAGPANAPAVLTVYEDPRCPACGTFERQFSPTIDQLEDQGKLFVNYHVVSFIDRSLGGKGSKYGANALACAQDAGHFRDYHDVLYRNQPDETSDSFGDKATLIELSKKVPGLDTPVFEACVNDNKYGDWVSAVQQDFDKSSYKSTPTVLLNGAPIYPKKGEDQISPETLVQWVDEANAGKPLGSPGPNGQSPAPTSTAAESNTPPSP from the coding sequence ATGAGTGACAAGAACCGTGAAGGCAAGCGCAACGCCCGCGATCGGATGCGTGAGGCGCGGGCGGCCGAGGAGGCGCGCGACAAGCGCAAGAAGAAGCTGGTGATCGGTGGGGCGGTGCTCGCGGTGATCGCCGTCGCCGTGGTGGTCGGCGTGGTGGTGCAGAACCAGCGCTCCACGCCGGAGACCCCGGTCGCCGCCCCCGCGGGGGCGATCGGGGACAAGAGCCTGGTGCTCCCGGCCGGCCCGGCCAACGCACCCGCCGTCCTCACCGTCTACGAGGACCCGCGCTGCCCCGCCTGCGGCACGTTCGAACGCCAGTTCTCGCCCACCATCGACCAGCTGGAAGACCAGGGCAAGCTGTTCGTCAACTACCACGTGGTGTCCTTCATCGACCGCTCGCTCGGTGGCAAGGGCTCCAAGTACGGAGCCAACGCCCTCGCCTGCGCCCAGGACGCGGGCCACTTCCGCGACTACCACGACGTGCTCTACCGCAACCAGCCGGACGAGACCAGCGACTCCTTCGGCGACAAGGCCACCCTGATCGAGCTGTCCAAGAAGGTCCCCGGCCTGGACACGCCCGTCTTCGAGGCCTGCGTCAACGACAACAAGTACGGCGACTGGGTGTCGGCGGTGCAGCAGGACTTCGACAAGTCCAGCTACAAGTCCACCCCGACCGTGCTGCTCAACGGCGCACCGATCTACCCGAAGAAGGGCGAGGACCAGATCAGCCCCGAGACGCTGGTGCAGTGGGTCGACGAGGCCAACGCGGGCAAGCCGCTCGGCAGCCCCGGCCCGAACGGCCAGAGCCCCGCGCCGACCAGCACCGCGGCCGAGAGCAACACCCCGCCGTCCCCCTGA
- a CDS encoding VIT1/CCC1 transporter family protein — protein sequence MTVTITEQTADHQPPRIPHEGHHRDVNGGWLRPAVFGAMDGLVSNLALMTGVVGGDIGRTAVIITGLAGLAAGACSMAAGEYTSVASQRELVEAEIEAERLELHRNPQGELAELAQLYVAKGVEPALAHEVARQLSVDPERTLAVHAREELGIDPADLPSPLVAAASSFGCFAVGALLPLLPYLLGATALWPALIVASVGLFLCGAVVARVTARSWWFSGLRQLVLGGAAAGVTFLLGHLIGGHVG from the coding sequence ATGACCGTGACCATCACCGAACAGACCGCCGACCACCAGCCGCCGCGGATACCCCACGAGGGCCACCACCGCGACGTCAACGGCGGCTGGCTGCGCCCCGCCGTCTTCGGCGCGATGGACGGCCTGGTCTCCAACCTCGCGCTGATGACCGGCGTGGTCGGCGGCGACATCGGCCGCACCGCGGTGATCATCACGGGCCTGGCCGGCCTGGCCGCCGGCGCCTGCTCGATGGCGGCGGGGGAGTACACCTCGGTGGCCTCCCAGCGGGAACTGGTCGAGGCGGAGATCGAGGCCGAGCGCCTGGAGCTGCACCGCAACCCGCAGGGCGAGCTGGCCGAGCTGGCCCAGCTGTACGTCGCCAAGGGGGTGGAGCCCGCGCTGGCCCACGAGGTGGCCCGGCAGCTCTCGGTGGACCCGGAGCGGACCCTGGCCGTCCACGCCCGGGAGGAACTGGGCATCGACCCGGCCGACCTGCCCTCGCCGCTGGTCGCCGCGGCCTCCTCGTTCGGATGCTTCGCGGTGGGCGCGCTGCTCCCGCTGCTGCCGTACCTGCTGGGTGCGACGGCCCTGTGGCCGGCGCTGATCGTGGCGTCGGTCGGCCTGTTCCTGTGCGGCGCGGTGGTCGCCCGGGTGACCGCCCGCAGCTGGTGGTTCAGCGGGCTGCGCCAGCTCGTGCTGGGCGGCGCCGCCGCCGGGGTGACCTTCCTGCTCGGCCATCTGATCGGCGGCCACGTGGGCTGA
- a CDS encoding helix-turn-helix domain-containing protein yields MNGQQAAGTGTTARRMVLGSRLRRLREASGVTREEAGYSIRASESKISRMELGRVGFKTRDVADLLTLYGVHEEAGRAAVLDLLQEANAPAWWQGYGDVVPGWFQAYLGLEEAAAAITAYELQFVPGLLQTEEYARAVVRLGNPAAPDTEIDRRVTVRLRRQRLLTSRPAPELVIIVDEAALRRPCGGPEVMRRQLLRLVELAALPQLTLQVMPLGGGGLAAESGSFTILSFPERDLPDLVYLEQFTGALYLDRPAEVAEYAAAVRRLRAEGLSPERTLALLHSILQEN; encoded by the coding sequence ATGAACGGCCAACAGGCGGCGGGCACCGGCACGACCGCACGGCGCATGGTGCTCGGCTCCCGACTGCGCAGGCTCCGCGAGGCCAGCGGCGTCACCCGCGAAGAGGCCGGCTACTCGATCCGCGCCTCCGAATCGAAGATCAGCCGGATGGAACTCGGCCGGGTCGGCTTCAAGACCCGCGACGTCGCCGACCTGCTCACCCTCTACGGCGTCCACGAGGAGGCCGGCCGCGCAGCCGTCCTCGACCTGCTCCAGGAGGCCAACGCGCCCGCCTGGTGGCAGGGCTACGGCGACGTCGTACCCGGCTGGTTCCAGGCCTACCTCGGACTGGAGGAGGCCGCCGCCGCCATCACCGCCTACGAGCTCCAGTTCGTCCCCGGCCTGCTGCAGACCGAGGAGTACGCCCGCGCCGTCGTCCGGCTCGGCAACCCCGCCGCCCCCGACACCGAGATCGACCGCCGGGTCACCGTCCGGCTGCGCCGCCAGCGGCTGCTCACCTCCCGGCCCGCACCCGAACTCGTGATCATCGTCGACGAGGCCGCCCTGCGCCGGCCCTGCGGCGGCCCCGAGGTGATGCGGCGCCAGCTGCTGCGACTGGTCGAGCTGGCCGCCCTCCCGCAGCTGACCCTCCAGGTGATGCCGCTCGGCGGCGGCGGACTGGCCGCCGAGAGCGGCTCCTTCACCATCCTCAGCTTCCCCGAGCGCGACCTGCCCGACCTGGTCTACCTGGAACAGTTCACCGGCGCCCTCTACCTGGACCGGCCCGCCGAGGTCGCCGAGTACGCCGCCGCCGTGCGGCGGCTGCGCGCCGAGGGGCTCTCGCCCGAGCGGACCCTGGCCCTTCTGCACTCCATCCTCCAAGAGAACTGA
- a CDS encoding glutamate synthase subunit beta, whose product MADPKGFLTTPKQLAERRPVDIRLRDWNEVYVERSLLPIITKQAGRCMDCGIPFCHNGCPLGNLIPEWNDLAYRDDWTGAIERLHATNNFPEFTGRLCPAPCESACVLGINQDAVTIKNVEVTIIDKAWDRGGVAAQIPERLSGKTVAVVGSGPAGLAAAQQLTRAGHTVVVYERADRIGGLLRYGIPEFKMEKRHINRRIEQMRAEGTRFRTGVHVGEDITGQQLRDRFDAVVIAAGATTARDLPAPGRELKGIHQAMEYLPLANKVQEGDYVDSPISAKGKHVVVIGGGDTGADCVGTAHRQGAASVTQLEIMPRPGEERPGHQPWPTMPMTYKVTSAHEEGGERIYAVNTTHFTGDEEGNVQELHLVEVEFKDGRFEPVPGTERALPAQLVTLAMGFTGTDVKNGLVEQLGVELDARGNVARDGKFGTNVDGVYVCGDAGRGQSLIVWAIAEGRSAAAAVDKYLGGKTPLPAPIRPTDRPLVV is encoded by the coding sequence ATGGCTGACCCCAAGGGCTTCCTGACCACGCCCAAGCAGCTGGCCGAGCGCCGTCCCGTGGACATCCGTCTGCGGGACTGGAACGAGGTCTACGTCGAACGCAGCCTCCTGCCGATCATCACCAAGCAGGCCGGCCGCTGCATGGACTGCGGCATCCCGTTCTGCCACAACGGCTGCCCCCTCGGGAACCTCATCCCCGAGTGGAACGACCTCGCCTACCGGGACGACTGGACCGGCGCGATCGAGCGGCTGCACGCGACCAACAACTTCCCGGAGTTCACCGGCCGCCTGTGCCCGGCTCCCTGCGAGTCGGCCTGCGTGCTGGGGATCAACCAGGACGCGGTGACCATCAAGAACGTCGAGGTCACGATCATCGACAAGGCCTGGGACCGGGGCGGCGTCGCCGCCCAGATCCCGGAGCGCCTGTCCGGCAAGACCGTGGCCGTCGTCGGCTCCGGCCCGGCCGGCCTGGCCGCCGCCCAGCAGCTCACCCGGGCCGGGCACACCGTGGTGGTCTACGAGCGCGCCGACCGCATCGGCGGCCTGCTGCGCTACGGCATCCCCGAGTTCAAGATGGAGAAGCGCCACATCAACCGCCGCATCGAGCAGATGCGCGCGGAGGGCACCCGGTTCCGTACCGGCGTGCACGTCGGCGAGGACATCACCGGCCAGCAACTGCGCGACCGCTTCGACGCGGTCGTCATCGCGGCCGGCGCCACCACCGCCCGCGACCTCCCGGCCCCCGGCCGCGAGCTCAAGGGCATCCACCAGGCGATGGAGTACCTGCCGCTGGCCAACAAGGTCCAGGAGGGCGACTACGTCGACTCCCCGATCAGCGCCAAGGGCAAGCACGTGGTCGTCATCGGCGGCGGCGACACCGGCGCCGACTGCGTCGGCACCGCCCACCGCCAGGGCGCGGCCTCGGTCACCCAGCTGGAGATCATGCCGCGCCCCGGCGAGGAGCGCCCCGGTCACCAGCCCTGGCCGACCATGCCGATGACGTACAAGGTCACCTCCGCGCACGAGGAGGGCGGTGAGCGGATCTACGCCGTCAACACCACCCACTTCACCGGCGACGAGGAGGGCAACGTCCAGGAGCTCCACCTGGTCGAGGTAGAGTTCAAGGACGGCCGGTTCGAGCCGGTGCCCGGCACCGAGCGGGCCCTGCCCGCCCAACTGGTCACCCTCGCCATGGGGTTCACCGGCACGGACGTGAAGAACGGCCTGGTCGAGCAGCTCGGTGTGGAGCTCGACGCCCGCGGCAACGTCGCGCGCGACGGGAAGTTCGGCACCAACGTCGACGGCGTCTACGTGTGCGGTGACGCCGGCCGAGGCCAGTCCCTGATCGTCTGGGCCATCGCCGAAGGCCGCTCCGCGGCCGCCGCGGTGGACAAGTACCTGGGTGGCAAGACCCCGCTGCCCGCCCCGATCCGCCCGACGGACCGCCCCCTGGTGGTCTGA
- a CDS encoding MauE/DoxX family redox-associated membrane protein, with the protein MASQQTVEAGAGSRLRRAVDGEPAEWFGLVVRLALAVVWAWAGLAKISDPAEAAQAVRAYEILPESLVKPVGYGLPFLELALAVLLLIGLGTRIVAAISALLLLAFIGGIASAWARGISIDCGCFGGGGTVDASKTEYLQEILRDSGFLLLAVWLIFRPRTKLSADAWLAA; encoded by the coding sequence ATGGCCAGTCAGCAGACCGTCGAGGCGGGCGCGGGTTCGCGGCTGCGCCGGGCGGTGGACGGAGAGCCGGCCGAGTGGTTCGGTCTGGTGGTCCGGCTGGCCCTGGCCGTGGTGTGGGCCTGGGCGGGGCTCGCGAAGATCTCCGACCCGGCCGAGGCGGCGCAGGCCGTCCGGGCGTACGAGATCCTGCCGGAGTCGCTGGTCAAGCCGGTCGGCTACGGCCTGCCGTTCCTGGAGCTGGCCCTCGCGGTCCTGCTGCTGATCGGCCTGGGCACCCGCATCGTCGCCGCGATCTCCGCCCTGCTGCTGCTCGCCTTCATCGGTGGGATCGCCTCCGCCTGGGCGCGCGGCATCTCCATCGACTGCGGCTGCTTCGGCGGCGGCGGCACGGTGGACGCCTCGAAGACCGAGTACCTGCAGGAGATCCTGCGCGACTCCGGCTTCCTGCTGCTGGCCGTCTGGCTGATCTTCCGGCCCCGGACGAAGCTCTCGGCCGACGCCTGGCTCGCCGCTTAG
- the gltB gene encoding glutamate synthase large subunit has translation MHSANEPQQAAARPYALVPDARPVAQGLYDPRNEHDACGVGFVATLTGIADHTVVEQALTVLRNLEHRGATGSEPDSGDGAGILTQIPDAFLRSKVSFELPAAGSYAVGIAFLPQDDAAATAATARIEVIAAEEGATVLGWRDVPVTPDLLGATARSVMPAFRQLFVSHGEKAGVELDRIAFVVRKRAEREAGVYFPSLSARTIVYKGMLTTGQLEPFFPDLSDRLYASALGLVHSRFSTNTFPSWPLAHPYRFVAHNGEINTVKGNRNWMTARESQLATDLIPANANGQGLDRIFPICTPDHSDSASFDEVLELLHLGGRSLPHAVLMMIPEAWENHATMEPARRAFYQYHSNLMEPWDGPACVTFTDGTRIGAVLDRNGLRPARYWVTEDGLVVLSSEVGVLDLDQETIVKKGRLQPGKMFLIDTAEHRIVEDEELKAQLAAEHPYEEWVAAGQIQLAKLPEREHIAHTHASVTRRQQTFGYTEEELRVILAPMARTAGEALGSMGTDSPIAALSEKPRLLFDYFVQLFAQVTNPPLDAIREELVTSLLSNLGPEGNLLDAAPSHCRSVGITFPVIDNDELAKLVHINVDGDQPGLKAVTLSGLYKVSTGGAGLAARLAEIAAEADAAIADGARIVVLSDRHSDAEHAPIPSLLLTSAIHHHLIRTKQRTQVSLIVEAGDVREVHHVALLVGYGAGAVNPYLAMESVEDLVAQGVFIEGIEPEKAIKNLIKALGKGVLKVMSKMGISTVASYRGAQVFEAIGLSQELVDGYFAGTTTKLGGIGLEQIAKEVAARHAKAYPASGIPAAHRALDIGGEYQWRREGEPHLFDPDTVFRLQHSTRSRRYDIFKQYTERVNEQSERLMTLRGLFKLDGKGRAPISIDEVEPVSEIVKRFSTGAMSYGSISMEAHETLAIAMNRLGGKSNTGEGGEDPERLYDPERRSAIKQVASGRFGVTSEYLVNADDIQIKMAQGAKPGEGGQLPGHKVYPWVARTRHSTPGVGLISPPPHHDIYSIEDLAQLIHDLKNANPAARIHVKLVSEVGVGTVAAGVSKAHADVVLVSGHDGGTGASPLTSLKHAGGPWELGLAETQQTLLLNGLRDRIVVQTDGQLKTGRDVVIAALLGAEEFGFATAPLVVSGCIMMRVCHLDTCPVGVATQNPVLRERFSGKPEFVVNFFEFIAEEVREILAELGFRSIEEAVGHAEHIDAADAITHWKAAGLDLAPLFHVPELPEGAALHNTTVQDHALDKALDNQLIELAEDALVRGDAVRIQLPIRNVNRTVGTMLGHQVTTRYRGEGLPEGTIDVTFTGSAGQSFGAFVPRGITLRLEGDANDYVGKGLSGGVVIVRPAREAAAIGADAQSHVIAGNTIGYGATSGRIHLRGKAGERFAVRNSGATLVVEGVGDHGLEYMTGGRVVILGETGRNLAAGMSGGIAYVLDLRPANVNDGMVGIEAPTADDREWLRETVQQHYEETGSTVAAELLADWGSGVSRFSKIMPTDYKAVLAAKDAAERDGLSESETTRKMMEAAHG, from the coding sequence ATGCACTCCGCCAACGAGCCCCAGCAGGCCGCCGCCCGGCCCTACGCGCTCGTTCCGGATGCGCGACCTGTAGCTCAGGGCCTGTACGACCCTCGCAACGAGCACGACGCCTGCGGCGTCGGCTTCGTCGCCACGCTGACCGGCATCGCCGACCACACCGTCGTCGAGCAGGCGCTGACCGTCCTGCGCAACCTGGAGCACCGCGGCGCCACCGGCTCCGAGCCGGACTCCGGCGACGGCGCGGGCATCCTCACGCAGATCCCGGACGCGTTCCTGCGGTCCAAGGTCTCCTTCGAGCTGCCGGCCGCCGGCTCCTACGCCGTCGGCATCGCCTTCCTCCCGCAGGACGACGCCGCCGCGACCGCCGCGACCGCCCGGATCGAGGTGATCGCCGCCGAGGAGGGCGCGACCGTCCTCGGCTGGCGCGACGTCCCGGTCACCCCCGACCTGCTCGGAGCCACCGCCCGCTCGGTCATGCCCGCCTTCCGCCAGCTGTTCGTCAGCCACGGCGAGAAGGCCGGCGTCGAGCTGGACCGGATCGCCTTCGTGGTGCGCAAGCGCGCCGAGCGCGAGGCCGGCGTGTACTTCCCGTCGCTCTCCGCCCGCACCATCGTCTACAAGGGCATGCTGACCACCGGCCAGCTGGAGCCCTTCTTCCCCGACCTGTCGGACCGGCTCTACGCCTCCGCACTCGGCCTGGTGCACTCACGCTTCTCCACCAACACCTTCCCGAGCTGGCCGCTCGCCCACCCGTACCGCTTCGTCGCGCACAACGGCGAGATCAACACGGTCAAGGGCAACCGGAACTGGATGACCGCCCGGGAGTCCCAGCTCGCCACCGACCTGATCCCCGCCAACGCGAACGGGCAGGGTCTGGACCGGATCTTCCCGATCTGCACCCCGGACCACTCCGACTCGGCCTCCTTCGACGAGGTCCTGGAGCTGCTCCACCTCGGCGGGCGCTCGCTGCCGCACGCGGTGCTGATGATGATCCCGGAGGCGTGGGAGAACCACGCCACCATGGAGCCCGCCCGCCGCGCGTTCTACCAGTACCACTCCAACCTGATGGAGCCCTGGGACGGCCCGGCCTGCGTCACCTTCACCGACGGCACCCGGATCGGCGCGGTCCTCGACCGCAACGGCCTGCGCCCCGCCCGGTACTGGGTCACCGAGGACGGCCTGGTGGTGCTCTCCTCCGAGGTCGGCGTGCTCGACCTGGACCAGGAGACCATCGTCAAGAAGGGCCGGCTGCAGCCCGGCAAGATGTTCCTGATCGACACCGCCGAGCACCGCATCGTCGAGGACGAGGAGCTCAAGGCCCAACTGGCCGCCGAGCACCCGTACGAGGAGTGGGTCGCCGCCGGGCAGATCCAGCTCGCCAAGCTCCCCGAGCGCGAGCACATCGCGCACACCCACGCCTCCGTCACCCGCCGCCAGCAGACCTTCGGCTACACCGAGGAGGAGCTGCGGGTCATCCTCGCGCCGATGGCGCGGACGGCCGGCGAGGCGCTCGGCTCGATGGGCACCGACAGCCCGATCGCCGCGCTCTCCGAGAAGCCGCGACTGCTCTTCGACTACTTCGTGCAGCTCTTCGCACAGGTGACCAACCCGCCGCTGGACGCCATCCGCGAGGAGCTCGTCACCTCGCTGCTGAGCAACCTCGGCCCCGAGGGCAACCTGCTCGACGCCGCACCCTCGCACTGCCGCTCGGTCGGCATCACCTTCCCGGTGATCGACAACGACGAGCTGGCCAAGCTGGTCCACATCAACGTCGACGGCGACCAGCCCGGCCTCAAGGCCGTCACGCTCTCCGGCCTCTACAAGGTGTCCACCGGCGGCGCCGGCCTGGCCGCCCGCCTGGCCGAGATCGCCGCCGAGGCCGACGCCGCGATCGCCGACGGCGCCCGGATCGTCGTGCTCTCCGACCGCCACTCGGACGCCGAGCACGCCCCGATCCCGTCGCTGCTGCTCACCTCCGCGATCCACCACCACCTGATCCGCACCAAGCAGCGCACCCAGGTGTCGCTGATCGTCGAGGCCGGTGACGTCCGCGAGGTGCACCACGTCGCGCTGCTCGTCGGCTACGGCGCCGGTGCGGTCAACCCGTACCTGGCGATGGAGTCCGTCGAGGACCTCGTCGCCCAGGGAGTGTTCATCGAGGGCATCGAGCCCGAGAAGGCCATCAAGAACCTGATCAAGGCGCTCGGCAAGGGCGTCCTGAAGGTCATGTCCAAGATGGGCATCTCCACCGTCGCCTCCTACCGCGGCGCCCAGGTCTTCGAGGCGATCGGCCTCTCCCAGGAGCTGGTGGACGGCTACTTCGCCGGCACCACCACCAAGCTCGGCGGCATCGGCCTGGAGCAGATCGCCAAGGAGGTCGCCGCCCGCCACGCCAAGGCGTACCCGGCCTCCGGCATCCCGGCCGCGCACCGCGCGCTGGACATCGGCGGCGAGTACCAGTGGCGCCGCGAGGGCGAGCCGCACCTGTTCGACCCGGACACGGTGTTCCGCCTGCAGCACTCCACCCGCTCGCGCCGCTACGACATCTTCAAGCAGTACACCGAGCGTGTGAACGAGCAGTCCGAGCGCCTGATGACGCTGCGCGGCCTGTTCAAGCTGGACGGCAAGGGCCGCGCGCCGATCTCGATCGACGAGGTCGAGCCGGTGTCCGAGATCGTCAAGCGCTTCTCCACCGGCGCCATGTCCTACGGCTCCATCTCGATGGAGGCGCACGAGACGCTCGCCATCGCGATGAACCGCCTCGGCGGCAAGTCCAACACCGGCGAGGGCGGCGAGGACCCGGAGCGCCTGTACGACCCGGAGCGCCGCTCGGCGATCAAGCAGGTCGCCTCCGGCCGCTTCGGCGTCACCTCCGAGTACCTGGTCAACGCGGACGACATCCAGATCAAGATGGCCCAGGGCGCCAAGCCCGGCGAGGGCGGCCAGCTGCCCGGCCACAAGGTCTACCCGTGGGTCGCCAGGACCCGGCACTCCACCCCGGGCGTCGGCCTGATCTCCCCGCCGCCGCACCACGACATCTACTCCATCGAGGACCTGGCTCAGCTGATCCACGACCTCAAGAACGCCAACCCGGCGGCCCGCATCCACGTGAAGCTGGTCTCCGAGGTCGGCGTGGGCACCGTCGCGGCCGGCGTCTCCAAGGCGCACGCGGACGTCGTGCTGGTCTCCGGCCACGACGGCGGCACCGGCGCCTCCCCGCTCACCTCGCTCAAGCACGCGGGCGGCCCCTGGGAGCTCGGCCTCGCCGAGACCCAGCAGACCCTGCTGCTGAACGGGCTGCGCGACCGGATCGTGGTGCAGACCGACGGCCAGCTCAAGACCGGCCGCGACGTGGTCATCGCCGCGCTGCTCGGCGCCGAGGAGTTCGGTTTCGCCACCGCGCCGCTGGTGGTCTCCGGCTGCATCATGATGCGCGTCTGCCACCTCGACACCTGCCCGGTCGGCGTCGCCACCCAGAACCCGGTGCTGCGCGAGCGTTTCTCCGGCAAGCCCGAGTTCGTGGTGAACTTCTTCGAGTTCATCGCCGAGGAGGTCCGCGAGATCCTCGCCGAGCTGGGCTTCCGGTCGATCGAGGAGGCGGTCGGCCACGCCGAGCACATCGACGCCGCCGACGCGATCACCCACTGGAAGGCCGCCGGCCTCGACCTGGCGCCGCTCTTCCACGTGCCCGAGCTCCCCGAGGGTGCGGCCCTGCACAACACCACCGTCCAGGACCACGCCCTCGACAAGGCCCTGGACAACCAGCTCATCGAACTGGCCGAGGACGCCCTGGTGCGCGGCGACGCCGTCCGCATCCAGCTGCCGATCCGCAACGTCAACCGCACGGTCGGCACCATGCTCGGCCACCAGGTGACCACGCGGTACCGCGGCGAGGGCCTGCCCGAGGGCACCATCGACGTGACCTTCACCGGCTCGGCCGGCCAGTCCTTCGGCGCCTTCGTCCCGCGCGGCATCACGCTGCGCCTGGAGGGCGACGCCAACGACTACGTCGGCAAGGGCCTGTCCGGCGGTGTGGTGATCGTCCGCCCGGCCCGCGAGGCCGCGGCCATCGGTGCGGACGCCCAGAGCCACGTGATCGCCGGCAACACCATCGGCTACGGCGCCACCAGCGGCCGGATCCACCTGCGGGGCAAGGCCGGCGAGCGTTTCGCCGTCCGCAACTCCGGTGCCACCCTGGTCGTCGAGGGCGTGGGCGACCACGGCCTGGAGTACATGACCGGCGGCCGGGTCGTGATTCTCGGCGAGACCGGCCGTAACCTGGCAGCAGGCATGTCCGGCGGTATCGCCTACGTCCTGGACCTGCGCCCGGCGAACGTGAACGACGGCATGGTGGGCATCGAGGCCCCGACCGCCGACGACCGGGAGTGGCTGCGCGAGACCGTGCAGCAGCACTACGAGGAGACCGGCTCCACCGTCGCCGCCGAGCTCCTGGCCGACTGGGGCAGCGGTGTCAGCCGCTTCTCCAAGATCATGCCGACCGACTACAAGGCAGTGCTCGCCGCCAAGGACGCCGCTGAGCGCGACGGGCTCTCCGAGTCCGAGACCACTCGCAAGATGATGGAGGCGGCACATGGCTGA
- a CDS encoding DUF4180 domain-containing protein, translating into MTQTLQDLDGTPVLLCAPGGPPLAGEQDALDLIGEAFGLGAHWVAVPVERLPDDFFRLRTRLAGEIVQKFANYRLGLAVLGDIGRHLESGTALRDFVRECNEGSRVWFVEDLAQLGGRLTRTGRRGG; encoded by the coding sequence ATGACCCAGACCCTGCAGGACCTCGACGGCACCCCGGTCCTGCTCTGCGCGCCCGGCGGACCTCCGCTGGCGGGGGAGCAGGACGCCCTGGACCTCATCGGCGAGGCGTTCGGCCTCGGTGCCCACTGGGTCGCCGTTCCGGTCGAGCGCCTCCCCGACGACTTCTTCCGGCTGCGCACCCGGCTGGCCGGCGAGATCGTCCAGAAGTTCGCCAACTACCGCCTGGGCCTTGCCGTTCTGGGGGACATCGGGCGGCACCTGGAGAGCGGCACCGCACTGCGGGACTTCGTCCGCGAGTGCAACGAGGGGAGCCGGGTCTGGTTCGTCGAGGACCTCGCGCAGCTCGGCGGCCGGCTGACGCGGACCGGGCGCCGCGGCGGGTGA